In a genomic window of Helicobacter pylori NQ4053:
- a CDS encoding ketoacyl-ACP synthase III codes for MEFYASLKSIAMHVPSECVKNAEFQQFLDTSDEWIEKRTGIKERRFASNEEKSSDLGVVAAKQAIERAHLTPKDIDLVVVATLSPDFLAMPSTACVLSAKLGIENKPAFDISAACTGFIYLLSVAKAYVESGMYENVLIVGAEKTSSVLDFKDRGTCILFGDGAGACVIGRTKRLKESILDVQISANGNFSNYLYTPRTLKPTPFNSKEEALEPFLCMKGNEVFKLAVKTLLKDVEMILEKNALKPEDVRLFIPHQANFRIIQAVREHLDFKDEQVVLTVHKYGNTSAASIPMAMCEAYEEGRLKKGDLMLLEAFGGGLTWGSALVYFGG; via the coding sequence ATGGAATTTTACGCCTCTCTTAAATCCATTGCGATGCATGTTCCAAGCGAGTGTGTGAAAAATGCAGAGTTCCAGCAATTTTTGGATACCAGCGATGAATGGATAGAAAAAAGGACCGGTATCAAAGAACGCCGTTTCGCTAGCAATGAAGAAAAAAGCAGCGATTTAGGGGTAGTAGCGGCTAAACAAGCCATAGAGAGAGCGCATTTAACCCCAAAAGACATTGATTTAGTGGTTGTGGCGACTTTAAGCCCTGATTTTTTGGCCATGCCTTCAACCGCTTGCGTGTTGAGCGCGAAATTAGGCATTGAAAACAAGCCGGCTTTTGATATTTCAGCCGCTTGCACGGGTTTTATTTATCTCTTATCGGTGGCTAAGGCTTATGTTGAGAGCGGGATGTATGAAAATGTGCTGATTGTGGGGGCAGAAAAAACGAGTAGTGTGTTAGATTTTAAGGATAGGGGGACTTGTATTTTATTTGGCGATGGGGCTGGGGCGTGCGTGATAGGCAGAACCAAGCGTTTAAAAGAAAGCATTTTAGACGTGCAGATTTCAGCGAATGGGAATTTTTCTAATTATCTTTATACGCCAAGGACTCTAAAACCCACGCCCTTTAACTCTAAAGAGGAAGCTTTAGAGCCTTTTTTGTGCATGAAAGGCAATGAAGTGTTTAAACTAGCGGTAAAAACGCTTTTAAAAGATGTGGAAATGATCTTAGAAAAAAATGCTCTCAAACCTGAAGATGTGCGTTTGTTTATCCCGCATCAAGCTAATTTTAGGATCATTCAAGCGGTGCGAGAGCATTTGGATTTTAAAGATGAGCAAGTGGTTTTAACCGTGCATAAATACGGCAACACTTCAGCAGCCAGTATCCCTATGGCCATGTGTGAAGCTTATGAAGAGGGGCGCTTGAAAAAGGGCGATTTAATGCTTTTAGAAGCTTTTGGTGGGGGATTGACTTGGGGTTCAGCGTTGGTGTATTTTGGCGGATAA